Proteins encoded by one window of Marinobacter bohaiensis:
- the secE gene encoding preprotein translocase subunit SecE has protein sequence MESKAQPTAGRFDILKWLVVFVLIAAGVVGNLYFGAESLLYRVLGLVALALVAAFVALQTDRGRRFALLLKEARVEIRKVVWPTRPELVQTTFIVVAFVLVVALILWGMDSLISWLVSGVIG, from the coding sequence ATGGAGTCTAAAGCACAACCGACAGCCGGTCGCTTCGATATTCTGAAGTGGCTGGTTGTTTTTGTCTTAATTGCCGCCGGTGTTGTGGGCAATCTGTATTTCGGAGCCGAGTCCCTTCTGTATCGGGTGCTCGGTCTTGTTGCGCTTGCGCTCGTCGCTGCCTTCGTGGCGCTGCAGACAGATCGCGGTCGTCGCTTTGCGTTGCTGCTGAAAGAAGCGCGTGTCGAAATACGGAAAGTGGTATGGCCGACGCGTCCGGAGCTGGTTCAAACGACTTTTATTGTCGTTGCTTTCGTGCTGGTTGTGGCTCTCATTCTCTGGGGTATGGACTCGTTGATCAGTTGGTTGGTCTCCGGGGTAATCGGGTAA
- the tuf gene encoding elongation factor Tu, which translates to MSKEKFERSKPHVNVGTIGHVDHGKTTLTAALTRVCHEVWGTGSASAFDQIDNAPEEKARGITIATSHVEYDSPTRHYAHVDCPGHADYVKNMITGAAQMDGAILVCSAADGPMPQTREHILLSRQVGVPFIVVFLNKADMVDDEELLELVEMEVRDLLSQYDFPGDDTPIVTGSALMALEGKDDNEMGTTAVKKLVEALDEYIPEPERAIDQPFLMPIEDVFSISGRGTVVTGRVERGVIKVGDEVEIVGIRDTTKTTCTGVEMFRKLLDEGRAGENVGVLLRGTKRDDVERGQVLAVPGSITPHTKFESEVYVLSKEEGGRHTPFFKGYRPQFYFRTTDVTGSCELPEGVEMVMPGDNVKLVATLIAPIAMEEGLRFAIREGGRTVGAGVVAKIIE; encoded by the coding sequence ATGTCTAAAGAAAAATTTGAGCGTAGTAAACCGCACGTGAACGTGGGCACCATTGGTCACGTTGACCATGGTAAGACCACGCTGACAGCCGCTCTGACTCGTGTGTGTCACGAAGTATGGGGTACCGGTTCTGCAAGTGCTTTCGACCAGATCGATAACGCACCGGAAGAGAAGGCGCGTGGTATCACCATCGCGACCTCTCACGTTGAGTACGATTCCCCGACGCGTCACTACGCACACGTTGACTGCCCGGGCCACGCCGACTACGTGAAGAACATGATCACCGGTGCGGCGCAGATGGACGGCGCTATCCTGGTTTGCTCCGCAGCTGACGGCCCCATGCCGCAGACTCGCGAGCACATCCTGCTGTCTCGTCAGGTGGGCGTTCCGTTCATCGTTGTGTTCCTGAACAAGGCGGACATGGTCGATGACGAAGAGCTGCTGGAGCTGGTCGAGATGGAAGTTCGTGACCTGCTGAGCCAGTACGACTTCCCGGGCGACGACACTCCGATCGTCACCGGTTCCGCGCTGATGGCGCTGGAAGGCAAGGATGACAACGAAATGGGTACTACCGCTGTCAAGAAGCTGGTAGAAGCCTTGGACGAGTACATCCCTGAGCCGGAGCGTGCGATCGATCAGCCGTTCCTGATGCCGATCGAGGACGTCTTCTCCATCTCCGGTCGGGGTACTGTTGTGACCGGTCGTGTTGAGCGTGGCGTGATCAAGGTTGGTGACGAAGTGGAAATCGTGGGTATTCGCGACACCACCAAGACCACCTGTACCGGCGTTGAGATGTTCCGCAAGCTGCTCGACGAAGGTCGTGCCGGCGAGAACGTTGGTGTTCTGCTGCGTGGTACCAAGCGTGACGACGTTGAGCGTGGTCAGGTTCTGGCGGTACCGGGTTCCATTACCCCGCACACCAAGTTCGAGTCAGAAGTTTACGTTCTGAGCAAGGAAGAGGGTGGTCGTCACACCCCGTTCTTCAAAGGCTACCGTCCGCAGTTCTACTTCCGTACGACTGACGTGACCGGTTCCTGCGAACTGCCGGAAGGTGTAGAGATGGTTATGCCGGGTGACAACGTCAAGCTGGTTGCCACTCTGATTGCTCCGATCGCCATGGAAGAAGGTCTGCGCTTCGCGATTCGTGAAGGCGGCCGTACCGTTGGCGCCGGTGTTGTAGCCAAGATTATTGAATAA
- a CDS encoding SPOR domain-containing protein: protein MKWLIVALLLVNGLLVLAAVEWSPPGALDVAGAEGKLPRVGDLKLASSSPEANPSGDKPRLKAAPVEAVKPEVPREALASDGDSGAHAEDRHCFTVPGFESRAEARAFAKGLNLDDEGIRVEPQREVSSPYHWVLIPPLPGRDAALQRLEELQRGGVDSYLVTEGEYRNAISLGLFESETLASDLNARFQMKNIETVLVNVDRNQISYALVFEASPGQDLEQIARAAERVSGDSELGEKAVCEGVASPNKNP, encoded by the coding sequence ATGAAGTGGCTGATCGTCGCCCTGCTTCTGGTGAATGGACTATTGGTCCTGGCCGCTGTGGAGTGGAGTCCTCCCGGCGCGTTGGATGTGGCGGGGGCAGAGGGCAAACTGCCCCGGGTCGGCGATCTTAAGTTGGCATCGAGCTCACCTGAGGCAAATCCGTCGGGTGACAAGCCCCGGTTGAAAGCGGCGCCCGTCGAGGCGGTAAAGCCAGAGGTGCCGCGGGAGGCATTAGCCTCGGACGGCGATTCGGGCGCGCATGCTGAGGATCGACATTGCTTCACGGTTCCCGGGTTTGAAAGCAGGGCGGAGGCCCGGGCGTTTGCGAAAGGGTTGAACCTGGATGACGAGGGCATTCGGGTTGAGCCGCAGCGCGAGGTGTCTTCCCCCTATCACTGGGTCCTGATACCGCCCCTGCCGGGCCGGGATGCAGCCTTGCAGCGACTGGAGGAGCTTCAGCGCGGCGGTGTCGACAGCTATCTCGTTACCGAGGGCGAGTACCGCAATGCCATATCCCTGGGGCTGTTTGAGTCCGAAACCCTGGCATCTGACCTAAATGCCAGATTTCAGATGAAAAATATTGAAACGGTACTGGTCAACGTGGACCGAAATCAGATAAGCTACGCGCTCGTTTTTGAGGCCAGTCCGGGCCAGGATCTAGAGCAGATCGCACGGGCAGCCGAGCGAGTATCCGGTGATTCGGAATTGGGTGAAAAAGCTGTTTGTGAAGGTGTTGCATCACCCAATAAAAATCCGTAG
- a CDS encoding type III pantothenate kinase translates to MSYLLVDAGNSRIKWRARSDDGQYLDGAGPMGDGGLFGSLSGHPIDAIAVSTVISEAARETLSRKLRDQFGVAPAFYWPRVSECGVRCAYARPETMGADRWHAMIGAWQAAREPLMVVDAGSALTIDLVDAGGGHLGGFILPGQRLMRESLEDKTARVSFGDALSLDTSPGQSTDACVRNGLSWLWTGVIERIDKLREQHRLERIFVTGGDAEALLQLGLQAQWRPSLVLDGLECVARAGMRS, encoded by the coding sequence ATGAGCTATCTGTTGGTTGACGCCGGCAACAGTCGGATCAAGTGGCGTGCACGTTCCGACGATGGGCAGTACCTTGACGGTGCTGGTCCTATGGGTGACGGTGGGCTGTTCGGTTCCCTTTCAGGCCACCCCATTGACGCGATTGCCGTTTCCACTGTCATTTCCGAGGCGGCTCGTGAAACTCTGTCTCGCAAGCTCCGTGACCAATTCGGTGTCGCTCCCGCCTTTTACTGGCCCCGGGTGTCCGAGTGCGGCGTCCGTTGTGCCTACGCCCGTCCCGAGACAATGGGTGCGGATCGCTGGCACGCTATGATCGGTGCCTGGCAGGCCGCGCGGGAGCCGCTGATGGTGGTGGATGCCGGGAGCGCTCTGACCATCGACCTGGTGGATGCCGGAGGGGGACATCTCGGCGGCTTTATTCTGCCCGGCCAGCGCCTGATGCGTGAATCCCTCGAGGATAAGACCGCTCGTGTCAGCTTCGGCGACGCCCTGTCCCTCGATACCTCTCCCGGCCAGAGTACCGATGCCTGTGTGCGCAATGGGCTCAGCTGGTTGTGGACCGGTGTCATTGAGCGAATCGACAAGCTGCGAGAGCAGCATCGCCTTGAGCGGATCTTCGTCACCGGTGGCGACGCTGAGGCGCTTTTGCAACTCGGATTGCAGGCTCAGTGGCGGCCGTCACTGGTGCTTGATGGGCTTGAATGCGTCGCCCGAGCGGGAATGCGGTCATGA